One Proteinivorax tanatarense DNA segment encodes these proteins:
- the ybeY gene encoding rRNA maturation RNase YbeY, with translation MIVSNIEALDELKIDITIEDYIIKACSIVSEMEKINDKEVNVIFVDNPFISNLNDKFRGKKTPTDVLSFPFDTGLEDEFLGEIYISIDKAKTQADEFGHSLNREIIFLVVHGLLHLIGYEHGEQANPMMREKEEKVLKELRLYRG, from the coding sequence ATGATTGTTTCAAACATTGAAGCTTTAGATGAGTTAAAAATAGATATAACTATTGAAGATTATATTATTAAAGCCTGTTCAATTGTTAGCGAAATGGAAAAAATAAACGATAAAGAAGTTAATGTAATTTTTGTTGATAACCCATTTATTAGTAACTTAAATGATAAATTTAGAGGCAAAAAAACACCTACTGACGTTTTATCTTTTCCATTTGACACTGGCTTAGAAGATGAATTTTTAGGAGAAATATATATTTCCATAGACAAAGCAAAAACACAAGCGGATGAATTTGGACATTCACTAAATAGAGAAATTATTTTTTTAGTAGTCCATGGTTTATTGCATCTGATTGGATATGAACATGGTGAGCAAGCAAATCCAATGATGAGAGAAAAAGAAGAAAAAGTGTTAAAGGAGCTGAGACTGTATAGGGGGTAG